In the Mytilus trossulus isolate FHL-02 chromosome 1, PNRI_Mtr1.1.1.hap1, whole genome shotgun sequence genome, one interval contains:
- the LOC134684192 gene encoding uncharacterized protein LOC134684192 → MISDNKKSHFCWIKNLNRLLGDQKSSEHKHFYCPYCLHGFTKERILNNHLPYCQTYGPQKIELPTEDNKWLHYKDIRKQPKVPYIIYADFECLQEPIVDSNKCDQKTKKTTKHIPCGFAYKVVGLTPEMSNEPVVYRGADAADKFVECMVQEQDNIEQKFKHCEPMIMTGSDWQSFKKAIMCHICKKELADSRVRDHCHVTGKFRGAAHNDCNINYKFTGRIPVVVHNLRGYDSHLIMQAIGKVEGEKLKCIANNMEKYISFSLGCMDFIDSLQFMSSTLQKLVENLAKEGSSKFRHVTSHFGKVLISLLLRKQVYPYEYSDSEAKFVETQLPPIEDFYSTLSGEGITTLYYAHAQHVWQLFNMQNLGQYHDLYVLSDVLALADVFENFREICLNYYGLDAAHFYTSSGLAWQAALKMTGVKLELLTDIDMHLFIEKGLRGGISMISHRYAKANNKPVPSYDPNQPINHVMYLDANNLYGWAMSPALPVEGFRWLNDSEIGNLNICDIADDSENGYILEVDLEYPRELHDDHNEYPLAPEKLKVTNDMLSPYAKNLLDDLSLKGTSTEKLIPNLHPKQKYVVHYRNLKLYLSLGMKLTKIHKVMTFEQRPWLKTYIDFNTEKRKLATNEFERDFFKLIYNEVFGKTMENLRKRTDIKLLNDQSKARKLISKPTFHAFKIFNDNLVAVHMLKQRLYLNRPIYVGFTRFVKDTNVRFSI, encoded by the coding sequence ATGATATCGGACAACAAGAAGTCACATTTTTGCTGGATAAAAAATCTTAATCGATTATTGGGCGACCAAAAGTCTTCTGAACATAAGCATTTTTACTGTCCATACTGCTTGCATGGATTTACAAAAGAAAGAATATTAAACAACCACCTACCATACTGCCAAACCTACGGACCACAGAAAATCGAACTTCCAACTGAAGACAATAAGTGGTTACATTACAAAGATATTCGGAAACAGCCCAAGGTACCATATATCATATATGCAGATTTTGAATGTCTTCAAGAACCTATTGTTGATAGCAACAAATGTGATCAAAAGACgaaaaaaactacaaaacatATACCATGTGGCTTTGCATACAAAGTGGTGGGTCTGACACCTGAAATGTCAAATGAACCAGTAGTATATCGGGGTGCAGATGCTGCCGATAAATTTGTGGAGTGTATGGTACAAGAACAAGATAATATAGAACAGAAATTTAAGCATTGCGAACCCATGATAATGACTGGGAGTGATTGGCAATCCTTTAAGAAGGCAATCATGTGTcacatatgtaaaaaagaaCTAGCGGACAGTAGAGTACGAGATCATTGTCACGTGACTGGAAAATTTAGAGGGGCAGCTCATAATGACTGTAATATCAATTATAAGTTTACAGGTCGAATTCCAGTTGTTGTTCACAATCTTAGAGGATATGATAGTCATTTAATTATGCAAGCTATTGGGAAAGTTGAAGGGGAAAAGCTGAAATGTATcgctaataatatggaaaagtatatttctttttcattggGATGCATGGACTTTATAGACTCACTACAGTTTATGTCTTCCACATTACAAAAACTTGTGGAAAACCTGGCAAAAGAAGGTTCTAGTAAATTTAGACACGTGACAAGCCACTTTGGAAAAGTACTGATAAGTCTACTTCTGCGTAAACAAGTATACCCATACGAGTACTCTGATTCCGAGGCAAAGTTTGTGGAAACTCAACTACCACCGATTGAAGATTTTTACAGTACATTATCGGGAGAAGGTATAACCACACTGTACTATGCACATGCACAACACGTATGGCAATTGTTTAACATGCAGAATCTCGGACAGTATCACGATCTATACGTACTATCAGATGTTCTTGCATTAGCCGACgtctttgaaaatttcagggagaTCTGCCTCAACTACTATGGACTGGACGCTGCACATTTTTATACATCATCCGGTTTAGCCTGGCAAGCTGCCTTGAAAATGACAGGTGTCAAGTTGGAATTACTCACTGACATAGACATGCATTTGTTTATAGAGAAAGGATTAAGAGGTGGAATATCAATGATATCCCATCGTTATGCCAAAGCTAACAATAAACCTGTACCAAGCTACGATCCTAATCAACCCATTAATCACGTGATGTACCTAGATGCCAATAACCTATACGGATGGGCCATGTCACCAGCGCTTCCGGTTGAAGGTTTCAGATGGCTAAACGATTCTGAAATTGGGAACCTAAACATATGTGACATTGCAGACGACAGTGAAAATGGTTATATATTAGAAGTTGACTTGGAATATCCAAGAGAGCTACACGACGACCACAACGAATATCCACTTGCTCCAGAAAAATTGAAGGTCACAAATGATATGTTATCACCCTATGCGAAAAATCTATTGGACGATTTGAGCTTAAAAGGTACCTCAACAGAAAAATTGATACCAAATTTACATCCAAAGCAAAAATACGTGGTACATTACAGAAATCTAAAACTCTACTTATCACTTGGAATGAAACTAACAAAGATCCATAAAGTCATGACATTTGAACAACGACCCTGGCTAAAGACGTATATTGATTTCAACACAGAGAAGAGAAAGCTTGCAACAAATGAGTTCGAAAGGGATTTTTTCAAACTCATTTATAATGAAGTTTTTGGAAAGACGATGGAAAATTTAAGgaagagaacagacataaaactTTTGAATGACCAATCAAAGGCCAGAAAATTAATCAGCAAACCAACATTTCATGCCTTCAAAATATTCAACGACAACTTGGTGGCTGTTCACATGCTGAAACAACGATTATACTTAAACAGACCTATCTACGTGGGATTCACTCGATTTGTCAAAGACACTAATGTAcgattttcaatataa